A genomic window from Salvia miltiorrhiza cultivar Shanhuang (shh) chromosome 5, IMPLAD_Smil_shh, whole genome shotgun sequence includes:
- the LOC130986787 gene encoding RPM1-interacting protein 4-like isoform X1 has product MAQRSQVPQFGNWETEEIPYTMYFDNARKDKKSGQIYQINLDDSVEAELKDQKASEEKKPKHERPSSREEGEVRKSTGSPNVVNHIPANDSSYKRRNNSSQSGSDKLEVEALKPIEIYRPRHDRRSSREDGEMRRLTDSPLRHETAGRRNSSNSPHHRYGGSSAGDTPKRHARNSVGSDRSTDHSPLHPHSQARVGGKSIGVSSPSSERKATSDGSQSLAPSTPGRSRLRSVTRGDDSPDRSPAVPKFGDWDETDPAAAEGYTQVFNRVREEKNSETGKVPVMPTETSNSSTQKQANENTKGCFCFSWTRR; this is encoded by the exons ATGGCT CAGCGGTCACAAGTACCTCAATTTGGCAACTGGGAAACTGAAGAAATCCCCTACACCATGTATTTCGATAATGCCAGGAAGGATAAGAAGAGTGGTCAGATTTACCAAATTAATCTGGATGACAGTGTTGAGGCTGAATTGAAGGATCAAAAAGCATCTGAAGAAAAAAAGCCAAAGCATGAGCGGCCTTCTAGTCGAGAAGAGGGTGAAGTAAGGAAATCAACTGGTTCCCCAAATGTAGTCAATCATATACCTGCAAATGACTCATCTTATAAAAGGCGTAATAATTCTTCACAATCTGGAAGTGATAAATTGGAAGTAGAAGCATTGAAACCCATAGAAATCTATAGGCCAAGGCATGATCGGCGGTCTAGTAGAGAAGATGGTGAAATGAGAAGGCTAACTGATTCTCCCTTGCGTCATGAGACTGCAGGCCGAAGAAACAGTTCAAACTCACCTCACCATCGCTATGGTGGCTCGAGTGCTGGTGACACACCTAAGAGGCATGCAAGGAATAGTGTAGGGTCTGATCGCAGTACGGATCATTCGCCACTGCATCCGCATTCCCAGGCCAGAGTTGGAGGAAAAAGTATCGGagtttcttctccttcttcagaAAGGAAAGCTACATCTGATGGGAGCCAAAGTTTAGCACCCTCTACTCCTGGAAGATCTCGGCTGAGATCAGTTACACGAGGAGATGACTCG CCTGATCGAAGCCCCGCTGTTCCCAAATTTGGCGACTGGGATGAGACTGATCCTGCAGCAGCAGAAGGGTACACTCAAGTTTTTAACCGAGTCAGAGAAGAGAAAAACAGTGAAACGGGAAAGGTACCAGTGATGCCTACTGAAACATCTAATTCAAGTACTCAGAAGCAAGCAAATGAGAATACCAAG GGATGCTTTTGCTTTTCATGGACTAGAAGATGA
- the LOC130986787 gene encoding RPM1-interacting protein 4-like isoform X2 codes for MARSQVPQFGNWETEEIPYTMYFDNARKDKKSGQIYQINLDDSVEAELKDQKASEEKKPKHERPSSREEGEVRKSTGSPNVVNHIPANDSSYKRRNNSSQSGSDKLEVEALKPIEIYRPRHDRRSSREDGEMRRLTDSPLRHETAGRRNSSNSPHHRYGGSSAGDTPKRHARNSVGSDRSTDHSPLHPHSQARVGGKSIGVSSPSSERKATSDGSQSLAPSTPGRSRLRSVTRGDDSPDRSPAVPKFGDWDETDPAAAEGYTQVFNRVREEKNSETGKVPVMPTETSNSSTQKQANENTKGCFCFSWTRR; via the exons ATGGCT CGGTCACAAGTACCTCAATTTGGCAACTGGGAAACTGAAGAAATCCCCTACACCATGTATTTCGATAATGCCAGGAAGGATAAGAAGAGTGGTCAGATTTACCAAATTAATCTGGATGACAGTGTTGAGGCTGAATTGAAGGATCAAAAAGCATCTGAAGAAAAAAAGCCAAAGCATGAGCGGCCTTCTAGTCGAGAAGAGGGTGAAGTAAGGAAATCAACTGGTTCCCCAAATGTAGTCAATCATATACCTGCAAATGACTCATCTTATAAAAGGCGTAATAATTCTTCACAATCTGGAAGTGATAAATTGGAAGTAGAAGCATTGAAACCCATAGAAATCTATAGGCCAAGGCATGATCGGCGGTCTAGTAGAGAAGATGGTGAAATGAGAAGGCTAACTGATTCTCCCTTGCGTCATGAGACTGCAGGCCGAAGAAACAGTTCAAACTCACCTCACCATCGCTATGGTGGCTCGAGTGCTGGTGACACACCTAAGAGGCATGCAAGGAATAGTGTAGGGTCTGATCGCAGTACGGATCATTCGCCACTGCATCCGCATTCCCAGGCCAGAGTTGGAGGAAAAAGTATCGGagtttcttctccttcttcagaAAGGAAAGCTACATCTGATGGGAGCCAAAGTTTAGCACCCTCTACTCCTGGAAGATCTCGGCTGAGATCAGTTACACGAGGAGATGACTCG CCTGATCGAAGCCCCGCTGTTCCCAAATTTGGCGACTGGGATGAGACTGATCCTGCAGCAGCAGAAGGGTACACTCAAGTTTTTAACCGAGTCAGAGAAGAGAAAAACAGTGAAACGGGAAAGGTACCAGTGATGCCTACTGAAACATCTAATTCAAGTACTCAGAAGCAAGCAAATGAGAATACCAAG GGATGCTTTTGCTTTTCATGGACTAGAAGATGA
- the LOC130986781 gene encoding UPF0481 protein At3g47200-like: MDLESTTQASGRLNEKLKKLSGAKSECTIYRVHRNLRNVNPKAYEPEVIAIGPYHRNKDHLNMMEDHKLRYLQQLIKRKPSNNVESYAACVGTLEAEARKCYADQPTGLSSSELIEMLVVDGCFIVELLRKFVMVFERERNDPIFEMDWMTNSLQRDLMLIENQIPFFVLCELFDLIETPGQHSRLRYLLLEFFGSLYPGEGSGGEASVGPREVKHLLHFIHRNWIPCGTGGRKRRDKGLQFINSAARLKEANVRFERSERAALFDVAFENGAMIMAPLTVEDRTESFLRNLIAYEQYFGHNFVTDYVKFLDCLVDSSKDVEILSRNGILKNWMGDEEAVAKMVNKLGESVVGPGTSFMYAEMFEEVEKHCRKNRNRWMAKLRRNYLSSPWVIISLLVGALLLLLALTQTLFTILQVVLNKN, encoded by the coding sequence ATGGATCTTGAAAGCACAACGCAAGCCTCCGGTAGGTTGAATGAAAAACTGAAGAAACTCTCCGGGGCAAAATCAGAGTGCACAATCTACAGAGTTCATAGAAATTTACGGAACGTGAATCCCAAGGCTTACGAGCCCGAGGTGATCGCCATTGGTCCTTATCATCGCAACAAGGATCACCTAAACATGATGGAAGATCACAAGCTACGTTACCTGCAGCAGCTCATCAAAAGGAAACCTTCCAACAATGTCGAAAGCTACGCCGCATGTGTGGGCACATTGGAAGCGGAAGCACGAAAATGTTACGCAGATCAGCCTACAGGCCTAAGCTCAAGCGAGTTGATAGAAATGCTTGTAGTGGATGGATGCTTCATCGTTGAGTTATTGAGGAAGTTCGTGATGGTGTTCGAGAGGGAGAGGAATGATCCGATCTTCGAAATGGACTGGATGACCAACAGCCTGCAGCGCGATTTAATGCTCATCGAGAATCAAATCCCCTTCTTCGTGTTGTGCGAGCTGTTCGACCTGATTGAGACTCCCGGGCAGCATAGCAGGTTGCGGTACCTTCTCCTGGAATTCTTCGGCAGTCTGTATCCTGGGGAAGGCTCCGGAGGAGAAGCGAGTGTAGGTCCTCGTGAGGTGAAGCATTTGCTTCACTTCATCCATCGTAATTGGATTCCCTGCGGCACGGGCGGGAGGAAGAGACGGGATAAGGGGTTGCAGTTCATCAACAGCGCCGCGAGGCTCAAGGAGGCTAATGTCAGGTTCGAGAGATCCGAGCGAGCTGCGTTGTTCGACGTGGCGTTCGAAAACGGGGCGATGATCATGGCGCCTCTGACCGTCGAGGACAGGACGGAGTCGTTCCTCCGGAATCTCATCGCGTACGAGCAGTACTTTGGGCACAATTTCGTGACGGATTATGTCAAGTTCCTGGACTGCCTGGTTGATTCCTCCAAGGACGTGGAGATACTGTCGCGCAACGGAATCCTGAAGAACTGGATGGGCGATGAGGAAGCGGTGGCGAAGATGGTGAACAAGCTGGGTGAATCGGTGGTAGGGCCCGGGACAAGCTTCATGTATGCGGAGATGTTTGAGGAAGTGGAAAAGCATTGCAGGAAAAACAGGAATAGGTGGATGGCCAAGTTGAGGCGTAACTATTTAAGTAGTCCTTGGGTTATAATTTCTCTTCTTGTTGGTGCACTGCTGCTTCTGCTCGCACTCACGCAAACATTGTTTACCATATTACAGGTGGTTTTGAATAAGAATTGA